The following DNA comes from Miscanthus floridulus cultivar M001 chromosome 5, ASM1932011v1, whole genome shotgun sequence.
gcacccaaggggtcaggcgaggtggatccCGCAATCaatgggtcaggcgaggcggataccgcacccaaggggtcgggcgaggcggatcccATGAacctggggtcgggcgaggcggatctcgcgaccaaggggtcgggcgagacatagctcgcaccacgcaagacagcatGGGTAATAGTGAAGTACATATTGTCtcggctatgaatctgaggatgcttatggttgtttgagcacttggtagcacatattggCTTAAGCATTTTgttcccctttatagtacgacttttaCTATACTTAAATTCAAGATACAAAAGAATCTTAAACCTCTTTCGAGTTtaaagccatctatatttgtaattgggggcttctTCGTTTCGTGTAGCATCATCGAATATAAATTTCCTGCTTgttatcttgataaatctcattagttctctaattatgtTTTGGGATGTCCGTTTCAGCTATCCTTCCTTCTCATTCCAGAGGGAAAAGGCTGATGAACACTATTCATTTTTTTTCTCTAAATTTTTCATGAGCTTTTCCTCTTATTTAATTTGGTTACTTTCAAACTCTCACTTTCATATTTGTTCTTTAACTCTGATTTTGTAACAATGAAATCCACCAAATCACTTTCCGGAGCCCTACCAAAGGGTCTCTAGTATGCCGACAGGTGGGCCTAGTGCCCTACCATCAATTCGCGCATCCCTGGGCCCTGGCTCCTGGTCGCTTGTCTTTTCTCCAGCCTCCCTGACCTCCCCATTTTGCTCTCCACCGTAAACAGCAGAGAAAAAACAGAATCCCAGATCTACTCATCCACCGCTCCCCATTTTCATCCGTGGCCatggcctccgcctccgccgacgCCGGCACCTGCCCGTGGGACGCCCTCCCGTCGCACCTCCAGGagcgcatcctctccctcctccccatTACCGAACTACTTCCCGTCGCCGCCGTGTCCCGCGCGCTCCGCCGCCTCCTGCGCTCCCCGGCGTTCCACGCCCTCCTCTCCCCGCACCGCCTCGACGCCTTCTTCCTCCTTTCCCCACGGCTCGCCGTCCACCCGTTGTCCCGCCGCGTCCTCACTTTGCCCGCGCTCGCCGCGCTCTCTCCCCCTTCCTACCCGCTCGTCTCCTCCCCGTCCCCATCACTCCTTATCACCTGCGCCTCGCTCCAGTTCCTTCCGCCAATCCCCGACGGAGCCTACCTCCTGCACCCGTCGCGCCGCTCCTCCCCCTCCTGCACCCTCGTCGCCGTCGCCACCGGCGCAGCCGTACGTTCTTACACCCTGGACACCGGCGATCCCTCCCCGCGGTGGGCGTCTAGAGGCGATCTCCCGCTGTCTCTCACGATCCTGGGAAACGCCGCGGTCGTCGGTGACCGCGGCAAGCTCTTCGTCCTCGGCCGTGGCCCCGACGCGCTCTTGGTTTTTGATCTCGGGACGGGGACATGGGAAGTGCCGCCTGTTGTTATGCCACAAGGTCTCACCACGGCGCACCTGTTTCTTTTTGATGGGAGTCTCTTCTTAGTAGGTGGGATCGAGAGCTTTGGAGAAGTGGAGCGGGTGGTGGTCTGGCAGTTGCACGACGATAAGGAGGAGGAGGTGTGGTGGAGGGAGGTGAGCGTGATGCCGACCGAGGTTTTCGATGAGTTGCTGGCTGGTAGGTTTGGCAGTTTCTGGCATTTTCAGGCTGCGGACAGATTGGGGATTGTTTGCTTGTACCATGCCGTGGATGGGAGGCTGGTCATGTTTGATGCGGCCGTTGGCGCGTGGACAGTGCTGCCACGACTGTCTGGGTTGGATGCAGACGAGAGCCTCAGGTGGTTTGGACATGTCTTGGAGCCAGGAGTTGAAATCTTGCTGGGACTACGATGGTGAGGCTTTGCTCTTAACTTatagtcagcctgttcgcttgttgatttcagtcagcccaaaccaactagccaacagtgtttttctctcacaataaaccagcaccaaccagcctaaaccagtccagaaaccaaccagttgAGTCCTGGCAGGTTCAGCTTAATGCTCCTGGAGTCTTGATGTGTCTCTGTAAACAAGAATAAGTAGGCTAGCTAACTTTTGGTCTCAGCATGTGTATATTGACATATTTTTTGTCATTTGCTGTTTATAATTCTCTGCTGTAAAAGCTGATTCCGACATGTGGAATTTTGTAGACATCCCCATGAGGTTACTAAATGATGTGTACGCAAATCCCTGGCAATTACCAATGCATCAGAGCTCCTGAAGGTCCTTTTTACTCAGCTCATCATCATGTTCAGAAGCGCAAGCTGCATTAGTAGCCAAATTCTTACCGTCCTTTGCTTTTTGAGAGAGAAGAACTTCATGGTTAGAATGTGTAACTTATCTATCAATATATCATATCTCTCTCTTTTTATTTCTTCACTATGCTGTACCCAGCTTTGATCTGTAGTAGCTCCCCTTGTCAGGACGTACATATGAAAAATCAGATGTCTTGATAAAACCATGTTAAATTTATTGTCTTACATGCAATGTTCAGCTTGTTAGTTGATAAACAAGATTGTCCTGTTTCCTCAACTTCTTGCCTCAACTTCTTGCAGTGATAGAACTATTTGTACATATAGGTATTAGTTTCCTAGTAATAAACATACTGTATATATATGTTATCTGGTATGTGGTCCTATCACAAACCACCATTACGAAATTAGCTTCATATAATTTAGATGCACCAATATAAGCCTATGATGGATGTCGATGTTAGGTTCTTATGTTGATGGCTGGAACTATCTTAAGCCAAAGTATAAGTGGCTGGAAATGGAACGAACACTGTAATCCTTTCTGGAAAATTCTTCTTTGATGCTTCTCATTCACCCTTTCCATTTGagagtgcatttgccccctatgtgggttttggtgtatcgatgacatccaaattaggcaCTAATGAGATCTTATATTGCAGCTTTAGTCACTTGAAAGTTTTAAAAGAGTTAatctaagatgaaatggtatcccttgATTCTTAAAGCGCAAAAAGCGAATGAATCCAAAGCGTTCTCCAAagcttttttattttgttttgggtttagatatgccatactataaagagggatgcaaatttagctggtttgaggaagatagagtgctcaagcataaaaataaaatcaaagatTGACAAAAAAATCACCTCACGAACACTTACATATAGTTTTTGGACTTCTAGTAGCTGGAAGTCCCGGCGTAAGCCAGGAGTTCTagtagtcggaagtcccgactttcggtgtcggaagtcccggcgctTGCTGACTTAGCCGCTAGCCCGCATGCGCACCTTTgtccgtcgaaagtcccgacaggAGTCGGGAGTTTCGGGCATCGGAAGTTCCGGCTCCTGCCGGAAGTTCCGATGCCCTGGGACTTAGCCTCCTGGCTCGGTTGtgcgtcgggagtcccgacggcCGGGAGTTCCGGCTCTGGCTGTGTTGACCATCTTTGACTGCGCCTTGAACAGTGTTTTGTAGAAGGGCCGGAAGTTCTGGCGATctgtgtcggaacttccgactcagatctgaacggttggtttctactatgagtataaatagctctctcctctctttcaACCTTGAACCACTTATTCAttgctcaccaaccttcatcCCAAATAGCTCTCAAGCAttcaaggcacccctctcctctcccctttgctccaatcttcgatttccGTAGGGTTTTATGTGAAagaagagtggattgagtgagagaatcactttggcaagcttgagcacttgatttcatCGTCAAGCTGGTTGGacttgcgtctattactcttgcgTTCTTGaaaccctagccggctaggcgtcgtccaagagctttcatcttgtggaagagccttggaaagtttgtattacccttgatttcttagtggaaagctcaagtaacctttgtggttgctttgagagaggcaagaaggtggaaaagactccgacctttgtggtcacctcaacaacgaggacgtaggagctcctttgtggggttgccgaacctcgggataaattcttgtgtcctgcgtgcttgttgttgttgttgttgttgttgtgatttgtgctatcatatttgtttTTGTTGGTTTGTCTTCCTTCCCAAGTctcctcttagggtttggactcgatctacgaagTGGTGACCTTCCGGTATCAAATAAGCAACCCCAACACTTCACCTTACCACTagggagtggggttgtaagatatctttcactcaaagttcgttttagcacttgtagtgcaAATTCTCGTAGGTGCCGGAACTCTCAGctgtttgcgtcggaacttccgggTGCCAGAAGTTCTGCCCCAAACTatcaggacttccgactgtcattgacatttgactttgagattatgcagaaatttttagatacgcctattcactcCCTTTatgcattgtttagatcctttcaccATTTGGTTTAGGGAAAAAGGCTTATGAATTTTCAAAATGGCTTTATAGGGCAGCAAAAGAATACCGTGGACAATACAGTTTATTTGTATGCAGATCTACAATGCGGGGAAATTGCCCACCTTTTTTCTCTAGTCTTCTCAGGAGAGCTTCTCATTTCACCTTCCGTGCCAAGTGAAGGAGGTGGCGAGGCTGATGAGCCTAACGACTTCAGTGCATCCATGGAAGATACAAGTGAATTGGATGTCAATGCCCACAAATGCAAGGCTGTGGACATCAAAATCAGTAAGACTAAGGCTAGTCTTAGTAGGGGTTTGATGTCCCAGTTTGCAAGACTCCTATATGTAGTGTCATCTCCATGAAACTCATTTTACTCCTATGGAACTTTGATCATCTCTCTTTGTTAATATTGTGCCATGTCAGCGTATTTGCTAAGTTGGTAGCTTATTAAATGACCATGAAACTCTCGTGAAACCCCTACTGAGACTAGCCTAAGAAACACAAACCTTTGACCAAGATAGATAGTGACCTCTGCTATCGTCGAAAGAAATGTTTCCCTGGTATCCAACTAGCTTTGAATAGGAgaggattcaaacaagcaatctCATGCAAGTGTTACATCATAAAGAATGCCTTATGTTTACTTCAACTAGGGAAATGGGCAGCaaacactacgccagatttggacATCATTGCCGGCCTCGTcattgccggatttgtgagaaccgacagtgatgttccttcactgccggttatgagctcaaaaatgagaaaatgattggggctgggttaaaaccggcagtgaagcaccacatcactgccggtttgtggcttgaaccagtAGTATTTTGAtagccactcatcactgccggttcaagccacaaaccgacagtaaTTGGGCTCTATTAttgtcggttttagccaagaaccgacggtgataagcctacagcacaaaaggCTGcggccgtcctcttcttcctcctttctTCCATCCCGATAACAAAGGCGCgcatttgggcccttccctccattgttgcggctgctcttcaccataaagctagcgcttggattttgaagaatgacttgatctttttgctttaaggtttgtaacaaacatccactcttttgatttagttgcttaattagcttcgttttgatggctacattgcttgattctcattctagttctttctctattctagagagcacttttccggttggacatttgtgcaaggctcaaaataTGGTGAATCCaccatccaaacggttggtgtctatgaacacatttaaattcgtggctaattattccatggtggtcaagatcatcattgttagtatgtgatgctataattagttcttagaagtagagtagaatagttgttcttcaatattgtgcaataattattttttactacgattttcaatttatagggccggggctaccaatttcaattttctaataattagtgtacaataatgttttccaaaaatggtactttcgagctacaattgttgttcatgaagctcgatttcttattaattctttgtaattactgtctcagtattttttgtgcagagatggatcgagagtggatgcatatgTCCCGAACGGACAATCGGTATATGCATggcatcagccagtttatcaccgataccAAAGCCCATGCTGAGAATGGAAACCCTGTCTTCTGTCCATGCAAAGATTgaaagaatcaaaggaactttcgtcaaattgagtctatacgattgcacttgattactaggggattcatgtcaaactatacgatatggactatgcatggcgaggttggtgtgaatgttctgtaggaaaatgatgatgatgtggacatgcctgacgtagccatccacgttGGTGATGAGGAATCCGATGTCAACACGGAATCTAtgcccacagttaataatgtattTAGGAACATGTTAGCTGACGACaccaaggataacgatggcatttctcagctgctacgtaatatagagaccggatgtcttagtaaaagacagctgagaaagctagagaaaataagacaagatggcaaaacaccattgtatagggattgtccaatgagcaaactagaagccgacatcatgctgttagagtttaaatcgacaaacgg
Coding sequences within:
- the LOC136453744 gene encoding F-box/kelch-repeat protein At5g43190-like → MASASADAGTCPWDALPSHLQERILSLLPITELLPVAAVSRALRRLLRSPAFHALLSPHRLDAFFLLSPRLAVHPLSRRVLTLPALAALSPPSYPLVSSPSPSLLITCASLQFLPPIPDGAYLLHPSRRSSPSCTLVAVATGAAVRSYTLDTGDPSPRWASRGDLPLSLTILGNAAVVGDRGKLFVLGRGPDALLVFDLGTGTWEVPPVVMPQGLTTAHLFLFDGSLFLVGGIESFGEVERVVVWQLHDDKEEEVWWREVSVMPTEVFDELLAGRFGSFWHFQAADRLGIVCLYHAVDGRLVMFDAAVGAWTVLPRLSGLDADESLRWFGHVLEPGVEILLGLR